Proteins found in one Amphiura filiformis chromosome 14, Afil_fr2py, whole genome shotgun sequence genomic segment:
- the LOC140169841 gene encoding uncharacterized protein: MASKLFKPFSCAFCQLEHYSLDKFKTHVNRHLIKYVRARRCKRMFCQQSLSKNSELERHLNTYRQPYQCNNFLNIQEKPYQCEYCQKCFALRTSLVNHIRLHTGNSYRCEYCQKCFAQNTDLTKHIRTHTKEKPYQCEYCQKCFAQSSHLTQHIRTHTKEKPYQCEYCQKSFTQNTDLTKHIRTHTKEKPYQCEYCQKYFAQKSNLTTHIRTHTKEKPYQCEDCQKCFAQKSSLTTHIRTHIKGKLYQCEDCQKCFTQKSSLTTHIKTHIKGKLYQCAYCQKCFALNCLLTAHIRTHIKENPHIITHTKETPYQCKYCQKFFTKKHHLTRHIRTHTKEKPYQCGYCHKCFAQNFALTTHIKTHTKEKPYQCEYCQKSFSQSGNLTEHIRIHTKEKPYQCKYCQRYFTHSRTLSKHIRTHTKEKR; this comes from the coding sequence ATGGCATCAAAACTTTTTAAACCATTTTCTTGTGCATTTTGCCAACTCGAGCATTATTCTTTGGACAAATTCAAAACCCATGTTAACAGACATCTGATTAAATATGTTCGGGCTCGTAGATGCAAAAGGATGTTTTGTCAGCAAAGTTTGTCAAAAAATAGTGAGCTGGAAAGACATTTGAATACCTACAGGCAACCGTACCAATGTAATAACTTCTTGAATATtcaagagaaaccctatcagtgtgagtactgtcagaaatgttttgccctaAGAACTAGCCTAGTGAACCATATCAGGCTACACACTGGGAACTCATATcgatgtgaatattgtcagaaatgttttgcacagaatACTGATTTGacaaaacacatcagaactcataccaaagagaaaccctatcagtgcgagtattgtcagaaatgttttgcacagagtAGTCATCTGAcacaacacatcagaactcataccaaagagaaaccttatcagtgcgagtattgccaGAAAAGTTTCACACAGAATACGGATTTGacaaaacacatcagaactcataccaaagagaaaccctatcagtgcgagtattgccagaaatattttgcacagaaaaGTAATCTGACAACACACattagaactcataccaaagagaaaccctatcagtgtgaggattgccagaaatgttttgcacagaaaAGTAGTCTGACAACACACATTAGAACTCATATCAAAGGGAAACTCTATCAGTGCGAggattgccagaaatgttttacacagaaaAGTAGTCTGACAACACACATTAAAACTCATATAAAAGGGAAACTCTATCAGTGTgcgtattgccagaaatgttttgcattGAATTGTCTTCTGACagcacacatcagaactcatatcaAAGAGAATCCACACATCataactcataccaaagagacacCATATCAGTGCAAGTATTGCCAAAAATTTTTTACAAAGAAACATCATCTgacaagacacatcagaactcataccaaagagaaaccatatcagtgtggtTATTGCCATAAATGTTTTGCACAGAATTTTGCCTTGACAACACACATcaaaactcataccaaagagaaaccttatcagtgtgagtattgccagaaatcgTTTTCACAGAGTGGTAATCTAACAGAACACATccgaattcataccaaagagaaaccctatcagtgtaagTATTGCCAGAGATATTTTACACATAGTAGAACTCTGTcaaaacacatcagaactcataccaaagagaaacgtTAG